ATCGACACTTTCTATGGGTGGATGACCGTCTCCGAGGCTTTGAGACTCGAGGCGTCCATGTTCGCCGATATAGACCCAGCTGAGGTGACAGAGCTCCTCCGGGAGCTGAAGCTGGACGCCCGGGCACGTATCGCCCACCTCTCCAAAGGAATGCGGGCAAAGCTCAAGCTTGTTGCGGCGATGTCCCGCAAGGCGGATCTAGTTCTGATGGATGAGCCCCTGGCCGGCATCGACCCGCCTGCAAGAGCGGCGATTCTCGAGACAATCGCCACCAGGTACCGTCCGGGAGAGCAGACTATCGTGATCTCCACCCACGAGGTGCTCGAATCCGAGAAGCTCTTCGACGATGTCGTGTTCCTATCGGGCGGACGGATAGCCCTCCAGGGAAACGCGGACCAGCTCCGCGTGGAGAAGGGTAAGTCCCTGAATGAGGTCTTTGCGGAGGTGTGCTGACATGACTCGCTGGCTCGCGCTCATAAGGAAGGAGATCCAGGCATCGTGGGGGCCTACAGCTGTTGCCGCAGCCCTCATCGTGGCTCTCGATACATGGCTCATTGCCAGGACCACTGCCTGGCGCATCAGGTACCCTGGCCTCTCATTCGGGCTTGCGATGGTGCCTCTCGCGGTTCTAATGGTGTGGACCATCTGGGCAGGATACCTGGCGGTACGGTCAGAGTGGCATGGCAGGACCTCGATGCGTCTCATGTCGTTCCCAGTAAGTGGGCGGACAGTTCTCGGATCCAAGATAGTGGTGCTCATGGCGCAGTTCACAATCCTTGCGGGTATCGCAGTCGTGGGACTGCTGCTCGTCGCGGCACGGGAGCCAGGCATCCAATTCGGGACCGTGGGTTCCATGATCACGACAGCGTTCAAACCGTGGGAACTCGCCGTCACCGTGGCATCCATGACGCTCGTGCTTCTTGCGGGCGTCGCCTACGTTCTGTCGATGGGCATATTCTCTTTCGTGATCGGCACTACTGTCGCGAGGCTCTCGGGGCTCATCGCAGTCGTTGTCTTCGGTCTTCTGGGGTACATCTCAAATGCTTTGGGTCCACTCGCGATGTATGTGTTCTCGTTCATTCCGAATCCCAGCATTATCATACACTCCTTCACATTCGGCCCGGGCGGCGCAGAGGCCGCCACATACGTGAGACATGTTATCCCCGCGCTTCCGTTCTGGCCACTGGTGCTAGGGTCTGTGATCCTCCTGCTCATCGCAGGACGCCTTCTCGAAACAGAGGTTGACGCGTAGGAAAGGAAGGAGAAGCACACCATGAGAATCTGGCGCACCACAATTCTTGTTGCCCTGATCTGCCTGGCGCTCCTCGTGAGCGCAGCCAGACCTTGGCGGATGGGTACGGAGCTCCTGGCTGACCGGTTTCGAGACTCTGTGATCTTCAATCCTGGTGCCTCGCCCGGAATGCGCGGCGTCGCCGCCCACAAGAGGTTGGCTGAGCGCCACGAAGCGGACGGGGTCCGGACCGTGGTTGTGGATGTTCCCGTGGGAGAGCTTGTAGTGGAGGGCTCTTCCGATCCAAGTATCGGCATTGAGGCAGAACTTACAGGTTACGGCGTAGACACCGACGACGCCCGCCGAAGACTCGAAGACATCACTCTGTCAGTGGAGCAGCAAGAGCGAATCCTTCGGATCACTGGCCAAATCCCTGTGACGCAGACTCGCGGGCGCAGTGATAGGATGGATGTGACCGTGCGGGTGCCCCATTCCATCGCAGTGCAGACCACGGCAGGCCTGGGTAACCTGCGCGTCTCCGGCATCGACGGGGACGTCACCGCAATTGGCCGCCTTGGAAAGGTTAGGGTTGAGCGCACGCGTGGAGACATCACTGTCCGGTCTGACCTAGGTGATGTGAGCGTGGTGGACGTGGAGGTCCAAGACACCCTGGATATCTACGCCTCCCTGGGCAAGGTCCATGTGAGGGGGGCGCTTGGCCGGACGAACAGAATCGAGACAGCCACGGGTTCTGTGGACCTTGAGATCCCCGAAAGCACCTCGTTGATGCTGGACGCCTCGTCGTCCATGGGCAAACTCAAGACCTCGTTCCCGGTCACAGGCCACAAGGAATCCGGGATGTCGTCGGGAGCATCGGGCCAGCTCGGGACTGGAACCCCTGTGGGAAGCCTCTTCATTAGGGTCTCCCTTGGCGACATCTCCATCAGCACATTCCCATCCCGGTAGATGGGGCCTTGGAATGCGTGTATGCATGGACGGTTGACGTAGGGCGCCGGGCCCGCTGGGAGTCACCTCCCACGCCCGGGCCCTTAGTGCCTGTCTTGAAGCACGCCTCTTGACATGGACTGGGCCCGCCGCGAACCGCGGGGCCTCAGCCCGTGCGGGCGTCGCTGGCTCACGAGGCCTGGCCCGCGCACGCCAGAGCGTCGATGGACCGGGACACTTCCTGTAGGGCGGGCAGCAGGTGCCCAGGTTCCAGCGCCCGATCGCTGACTACAGTGAGGACAAGTTCTCCCACCGGGATGACAGCCACGACGGAGTCCCCAGCCACACCGTTGATGTAGCATGCACGGCCGAGTCCGAGTCCGGAGAGGGCGTCCTCACCGGATTCCACGAGCTTCAGCGCCGCAACAGCCAGGCGATCTCTGTCTACGCCTTTGGGAACACGCTCGGCAACAACTCTTCCGTCGCGGCAAACAAGCAGGCATCCACGGACCCCCTCGATCTCCCCCAGGGTGAACAGTATGTCCCGGAATCCCATGCACTGTCCAGCCTGCTCACCCGGGATGAACCTGATTTCGGGCCTCCTGGCGGCGGCTTGGGCGAGGAGTTCCTCCTCAGCCTGGTCCCTTCCAGTCCGAATCAGCAGACCCATTTGGGTGGCCAGTGGAACCTCTCCTGGCTCGCGTGATGTCGATTGGCGGGGCAACGCAAACCACAATACCACGAGGAGCACCTGGGCAAGGACCACGGGCTGCGACTTATACAGGGCCTGCTCCAAAGCCCAGCTGAACTCGGCCGGCCCCCACAGCCATGAGAGCGCCCCAGCCACGACCACCGCAAACCCCGCGCGCACTCCTGCCATGCCAGCTGCCCGGGTAATCACCCTGCCAGCTGGTGACCGCCTGTCGGACACGCTGGCGACCGTCAGGTAGACAAGGAGTTCAAACGCAACAGACTGCCAAGTGTCGACGGGGGCCACGCCCGCCATATCTCGCCGGAGGACAAGCAGAGACAGAAGAGCTGCTACCAGCAGAAAGAGCGTGGCCACATAGACGCGAACCACCCTGGCGTAAGCCGGCATGACCGCTCCACCACCTCATACCCGAATCTCCCGCCATCGCCCGCCTGCGAACCGGGCGATGGACATACCAGCCCTGACAAACCAGTCGAGAGCCATCGCGTACCATGCCCCCGCGAGCCCGAGCCCCAAGATGCGAACGAAGAACCACGCCATTGCAAACCTCACGCACCAGATGCTGAAGACCGTGAGGTACAGGACTGACCTCGTGTCACCGGCGCCGCGAAGCGCGCCTACCACTGTGAACCCGGCCGACATGGGAATCTGGGCCACAGCCATGATCCTGAGGACTGACGCACCCATCTGGATGATCTCGGGATCATCGACGTAGAGGGACATGAGCTGCGCAGGAATCGCGAAGAGCACCAGGCCCATGACACCCATGATCACCGCGGTTATCCTCCACGACTCCCAGCCTGCCCGCTGGGCCACGTCCGGTCGCCCTGCACCGAGCGCCTGCCCCACAAGGGTGGTGGCGGACACGGCAAAGGCAAAACCGGGCATAAACGATATGGACTCTGCGTTGATCGCAATGGCGTGTGCAGCGTAGGCCGCAGTCCCCAGGCTTGA
This region of Bacillota bacterium genomic DNA includes:
- a CDS encoding ABC transporter ATP-binding protein; amino-acid sequence: MAAIEMRGVQKSYYLARALDGIDLSIEPGKIVGLLGPNGAGKSTLLKLCAGLIHPTAGSVRVLGQEVSLKTKARTAFVPEIDTFYGWMTVSEALRLEASMFADIDPAEVTELLRELKLDARARIAHLSKGMRAKLKLVAAMSRKADLVLMDEPLAGIDPPARAAILETIATRYRPGEQTIVISTHEVLESEKLFDDVVFLSGGRIALQGNADQLRVEKGKSLNEVFAEVC
- a CDS encoding ABC transporter permease, encoding MTRWLALIRKEIQASWGPTAVAAALIVALDTWLIARTTAWRIRYPGLSFGLAMVPLAVLMVWTIWAGYLAVRSEWHGRTSMRLMSFPVSGRTVLGSKIVVLMAQFTILAGIAVVGLLLVAAREPGIQFGTVGSMITTAFKPWELAVTVASMTLVLLAGVAYVLSMGIFSFVIGTTVARLSGLIAVVVFGLLGYISNALGPLAMYVFSFIPNPSIIIHSFTFGPGGAEAATYVRHVIPALPFWPLVLGSVILLLIAGRLLETEVDA
- a CDS encoding DUF4097 domain-containing protein, which translates into the protein MRIWRTTILVALICLALLVSAARPWRMGTELLADRFRDSVIFNPGASPGMRGVAAHKRLAERHEADGVRTVVVDVPVGELVVEGSSDPSIGIEAELTGYGVDTDDARRRLEDITLSVEQQERILRITGQIPVTQTRGRSDRMDVTVRVPHSIAVQTTAGLGNLRVSGIDGDVTAIGRLGKVRVERTRGDITVRSDLGDVSVVDVEVQDTLDIYASLGKVHVRGALGRTNRIETATGSVDLEIPESTSLMLDASSSMGKLKTSFPVTGHKESGMSSGASGQLGTGTPVGSLFIRVSLGDISISTFPSR
- a CDS encoding roadblock/LC7 domain-containing protein; translation: MPAYARVVRVYVATLFLLVAALLSLLVLRRDMAGVAPVDTWQSVAFELLVYLTVASVSDRRSPAGRVITRAAGMAGVRAGFAVVVAGALSWLWGPAEFSWALEQALYKSQPVVLAQVLLVVLWFALPRQSTSREPGEVPLATQMGLLIRTGRDQAEEELLAQAAARRPEIRFIPGEQAGQCMGFRDILFTLGEIEGVRGCLLVCRDGRVVAERVPKGVDRDRLAVAALKLVESGEDALSGLGLGRACYINGVAGDSVVAVIPVGELVLTVVSDRALEPGHLLPALQEVSRSIDALACAGQAS